A region from the Falco cherrug isolate bFalChe1 chromosome 17, bFalChe1.pri, whole genome shotgun sequence genome encodes:
- the HSPB2 gene encoding heat shock protein beta-2, with protein MAARTVPHAYPMSSEYEFANPSKIYDQNFGEGVSPCEILAPALYHGYYIRPRINKQLDRGTSEISLNEHKFQVFLDVCHFLPDELTVRTVDNLLEVMGQHPQKADRHGFISREFTRTYILPLDVDPLLVRATLSHDGILSIVAPRTGKEVKARVNEVKISQEEPPVGKEEQSEEGKGKEES; from the exons ATGGCTGCACGGACTGTCCCCCACGCCTACCCCATGAGTTCCGAGTACGAGTTTGCCAACCCTAGCAAGATCTACGACCAGAACTTTGGAGAAG GTGTGTCCCCATGTGAGATTTTAGCCCCTGCCCTGTACCACGGCTACTACATCAGGCCTCGGATCAATAAGCAGCTGGATCGAGGCACCTCTGAGATCAGCCTCAACGAGCACAAATTTCAGGTGTTCCTGGATGTCTGCCACTTCCTGCCGGATGAGCTCACTGTCCGCACTGTAGACAACCTGCTGGAGGTGATGGGGCAGCACCCCCAGAAGGCTGACCGCCATGGCTTCATCTCCCGAGAGTTCACCAGGACCTACATCCTCCCTCTGGACGTCGACCCCTTGCTGGTGAGAGCCACCTTGTCCCACGACGGCATCTTAAGCATCGTGGCTCCCCGGACGGGGAAGGAGGTGAAGGCCAGAGTCAATGAGGTGAAGATAAGCCAAGAGGAGCCGCCAGTGGGGAAAGAAGAACAgtctgaggaaggaaaagggaaggaagagtcCTAA